One genomic segment of Pirellulales bacterium includes these proteins:
- a CDS encoding DUF1501 domain-containing protein, whose product MLRTTAGGFGAIALAALTSERSFGAAAERLNGLRFPAKARNVIFLYMDGGPSHVDSFDPKPLLQKENGKPFKMKMEATQFNSNGNTLGSPWKFRPYGNCGMPVSDLFPCIGRCADDLALIRSMTSDFSTHSNANYFLHSGNGQQGRPSMGSWATYGLGSECDNLPGFVVLNGGLIPVGGLDNFSNGFLPATYQASIFQPQAEPMANIRPTEPRPELQANKLALLRKLDAHVLDRMGHVDPLESAIANYELAFRMQASVPELTDISGESAATRRLYGLDAKYAPTQIYARECLLARRLIERGVRFVELTCPNTGNDRWDQHGNLKRGHEDNALAVDQPIAGLLTDLKARGLLETTLVVWSGEFGRTPFAQGTDGRDHNPFGFSIWLAGGGVRGGTIYGATDEYGYKAIDGKVTIHDLHATMLYLLGVDHKRLTYRFSGRDMRLTDVYGEVVHDVLA is encoded by the coding sequence ATGTTGCGAACCACGGCGGGGGGCTTCGGCGCTATTGCGCTTGCGGCGCTGACGAGCGAGCGTTCGTTCGGCGCCGCCGCCGAAAGGTTGAACGGGCTGCGATTTCCGGCCAAAGCCCGTAACGTCATCTTTCTCTATATGGACGGCGGGCCGTCGCATGTCGATTCGTTCGATCCCAAGCCGCTGTTGCAAAAAGAGAACGGCAAGCCTTTCAAAATGAAAATGGAGGCGACGCAGTTCAACAGCAACGGCAATACGCTCGGCTCGCCGTGGAAATTTCGCCCGTATGGCAACTGCGGAATGCCGGTCAGCGATCTGTTTCCCTGCATCGGCCGCTGCGCCGACGATCTGGCCCTGATCCGCTCGATGACGTCCGACTTTTCGACCCATAGCAATGCGAACTATTTTTTGCACTCGGGCAACGGCCAGCAAGGCCGCCCCAGCATGGGATCCTGGGCCACCTACGGCTTGGGAAGCGAATGCGATAATCTGCCGGGGTTTGTCGTGCTCAACGGCGGGCTGATTCCGGTCGGCGGGCTGGATAATTTCAGCAACGGCTTTTTGCCGGCCACGTATCAAGCTTCGATCTTTCAGCCGCAAGCCGAGCCGATGGCCAATATCCGTCCCACCGAGCCGCGGCCCGAATTGCAAGCCAACAAGCTCGCCCTGCTGCGGAAGCTCGATGCCCACGTGCTCGACCGAATGGGGCACGTCGATCCACTTGAATCGGCGATCGCCAACTACGAATTGGCGTTTCGCATGCAAGCCTCGGTGCCCGAGCTGACCGACATCTCCGGCGAATCGGCCGCGACCCGACGGCTCTACGGGCTCGATGCGAAATACGCACCGACGCAAATCTATGCCCGCGAATGTCTGCTGGCCCGGCGCTTGATCGAGCGCGGCGTGCGGTTCGTCGAGCTCACTTGCCCCAACACCGGCAACGATCGCTGGGATCAGCACGGCAACCTGAAGCGGGGCCACGAAGACAATGCGCTGGCCGTCGATCAGCCGATCGCCGGGCTGTTGACCGATTTGAAGGCCCGCGGCCTGTTGGAAACAACCTTGGTCGTGTGGTCCGGCGAATTCGGCCGCACGCCGTTTGCTCAAGGCACCGACGGGCGGGACCACAATCCCTTCGGCTTTTCGATCTGGTTGGCAGGCGGCGGAGTTCGCGGCGGCACCATTTACGGGGCGACCGACGAATACGGCTATAAAGCGATCGATGGCAAAGTGACGATCCACGACCTGCACGCCACGATGCTCTATCTCTTGGGCGTCGACCACAAGCGGCTCACCTACCGCTTCAGCGGCCGCGATATGCGCCTCACGGATGTCTACGGCGAGGTGGTTCACGACGTGTTGGCGTAG
- a CDS encoding PSD1 and planctomycete cytochrome C domain-containing protein, which produces MTIASVRFVTALIAFLSLAALAFVTSPLFAAENSAGSDASAEFFEKQVRPLLANSCYSCHSAAAKEIKGGLRLDSREQLLTGGDSGPAIVPGQPAKSRLVEAVGYQDPDLQMPPKKRLPADKVAVLARWVELGAPWPDTPAAITEGGHSAASASPKKKFDLAARRAAHWAWQPIHAVAPPAVKHPAWANDPIDNFLLARWETAGMRPPPTADRRALIRRASFDLVGLPPTADDVEAFIGDRSPKAWETVVDRLLASPQFGERWARHWLDLARYAETRGHEFDYAIPDAWQYRDYVIRAFNSDVPYSQFVAEQIAGDLLPAPRFDPSGRINESVLGTGFWHLGEWLHSPVDIRQDEFDRVDNQIDVMGKTFLGLTLGCARCHDHKFDAISSKDYYAVAGMLESSSFRDVRFEWERKNRTTVERLEAIDDTARTKIVRTVVDGVRPTIGRFGDYLLAARSVLRTGRGLAHLAMPGEQNATVPLPLAPRAASDAGGEAVAAIADHRHLDPVRLARIVDMVQKAHTDAFDPLYPWAVLSLDSQPESLERIAQLLRPIAADWRAASARAATLPLGAAWIVDYGHAAPADWITDGMAFGDRPAHAGEIFLALDAIGQSIAGGGGLKLPGRSLVAVVPEGMANSGLISTALHGMLRTPEFKIASPQLWYRICGSGDVFVVVDSHRMVAGPLHGSTKRHVDAGERWTWISHNVSDYVGQHAHIEFTPTGKSGFIGVAGVIQSPSAPPEPSRADRLLSAEMANILSSLNAAPSNAAPSAHDAAPSSAAIERLAERYQSLVTAVADDLAANRLAEKPDAPDRALLANWLLGHADALAFRQAGKPDLRESQLAEHHRERKAAVAELKPSATAMAMLDGNGFDEHVLLRGSHKTPGEIAPRRFLEAIAGPHQPPIEHGSGRLELAERMIDPSDPFVPRVMVNRVWQHLFGRGIVPTADNFGVLGQRPTHPELLDFLADRFIREGWSVKRLIREIMLSSSYQMSAAESAADRQSDPQNLLWHHALVRRLEGEAIRDAMLAVSGRLDLRMGGPSEEVHLTAFMEGRGRPGSGPLDGDGRRSIYIKVRRNFLSPMMTAFDMPEPFNTVGNRGTSNLPAQALIMLNDPLVVEQSHVWARRVLAGQGLSPRERIRRMYLAAFARPPSDAELADDLAFLDSQAESLGIKPADRPTAEQPWADLCHVLFNVKEFIFID; this is translated from the coding sequence TTGACCATCGCCTCTGTGCGGTTCGTCACTGCTTTAATCGCATTTCTAAGCTTGGCTGCGCTGGCATTTGTCACTTCCCCGCTGTTTGCTGCGGAAAATTCGGCCGGCAGCGACGCTTCGGCCGAGTTTTTCGAGAAGCAGGTGCGGCCGCTACTGGCCAATTCGTGCTATTCGTGTCATTCGGCCGCGGCGAAGGAAATCAAAGGGGGCCTGCGACTCGATAGCCGGGAGCAATTGCTCACGGGCGGCGATAGCGGACCGGCGATCGTGCCGGGGCAACCGGCCAAGAGCCGCCTCGTCGAAGCGGTCGGCTACCAAGACCCTGACTTGCAGATGCCGCCCAAGAAGAGACTGCCGGCCGACAAAGTCGCCGTGCTTGCCCGCTGGGTGGAACTTGGCGCTCCCTGGCCTGACACGCCGGCCGCAATTACCGAAGGAGGCCATTCGGCCGCGTCCGCATCGCCAAAGAAGAAGTTTGATCTGGCGGCCCGTCGCGCGGCGCACTGGGCATGGCAGCCGATTCATGCCGTCGCTCCGCCGGCGGTGAAGCATCCGGCCTGGGCGAATGACCCAATCGACAACTTTCTCTTGGCCCGCTGGGAAACTGCCGGCATGCGGCCGCCGCCGACTGCGGACCGACGGGCATTGATTCGCCGGGCAAGCTTCGACTTGGTGGGGCTGCCGCCGACCGCCGACGATGTCGAAGCGTTCATCGGGGATCGTTCGCCGAAGGCTTGGGAAACCGTAGTCGACCGGCTATTGGCTTCGCCGCAATTCGGCGAGCGATGGGCCCGGCATTGGCTCGACTTGGCCCGGTATGCCGAAACGCGGGGCCACGAGTTCGACTACGCGATTCCCGACGCGTGGCAATATCGCGACTACGTGATTCGGGCATTCAATTCCGACGTGCCCTACAGCCAATTCGTCGCCGAACAGATCGCCGGCGATTTGCTTCCCGCGCCGCGATTCGACCCGAGTGGCCGAATCAACGAATCGGTTCTCGGCACCGGCTTTTGGCACCTGGGAGAATGGCTCCATTCGCCGGTCGACATTCGCCAAGACGAATTCGATCGCGTCGACAATCAGATCGATGTGATGGGCAAGACTTTTTTAGGACTCACGCTCGGTTGCGCCCGCTGCCACGATCATAAGTTCGATGCGATTTCTTCGAAGGACTATTACGCGGTCGCAGGCATGTTGGAAAGCAGCAGCTTTCGCGACGTGCGTTTCGAGTGGGAACGCAAGAATCGGACGACGGTCGAACGACTGGAAGCGATTGACGACACGGCGCGGACGAAAATCGTGCGGACGGTTGTCGACGGCGTTCGGCCGACGATCGGCCGCTTCGGCGACTATCTGCTTGCCGCTCGTTCCGTGCTTCGAACCGGCCGGGGACTGGCTCATCTTGCGATGCCTGGTGAACAAAATGCGACTGTGCCCCTCCCCCTTGCGCCGCGCGCCGCTAGCGACGCGGGCGGAGAGGCGGTCGCGGCAATCGCCGACCATCGTCATCTCGATCCGGTCCGCCTTGCGCGCATCGTCGATATGGTGCAGAAAGCGCATACCGATGCCTTCGATCCGCTTTATCCATGGGCCGTGCTTTCGCTCGACTCGCAACCGGAAAGCCTGGAGCGAATCGCGCAGCTCCTGCGGCCGATCGCGGCCGATTGGCGCGCCGCATCGGCGCGCGCCGCAACGCTGCCGCTCGGCGCAGCGTGGATCGTCGATTACGGCCATGCAGCACCGGCCGATTGGATCACCGATGGCATGGCATTCGGCGATCGGCCGGCGCATGCCGGCGAAATCTTTCTCGCTCTCGATGCAATTGGGCAAAGCATCGCGGGCGGCGGCGGCCTCAAGCTGCCAGGACGATCGTTGGTGGCGGTCGTCCCGGAGGGAATGGCCAATAGCGGGCTGATCAGCACCGCCCTGCATGGCATGCTGCGTACTCCGGAATTCAAGATTGCATCGCCGCAATTGTGGTACCGCATCTGTGGTTCGGGCGACGTGTTCGTCGTGGTCGATTCGCATCGGATGGTGGCCGGGCCACTGCACGGGAGCACCAAACGGCATGTCGATGCCGGCGAACGCTGGACATGGATTTCGCACAATGTAAGCGACTACGTCGGACAACATGCACACATCGAATTCACGCCCACCGGCAAATCGGGATTCATCGGCGTCGCAGGAGTGATTCAGTCCCCAAGCGCTCCGCCGGAACCAAGCCGCGCCGATCGGCTGCTGTCGGCCGAGATGGCGAATATTTTGTCGTCGCTGAACGCGGCACCGTCGAACGCAGCACCGTCGGCGCACGACGCCGCGCCGTCGTCTGCCGCGATTGAGCGCCTGGCTGAGCGCTATCAGTCGCTCGTGACGGCGGTGGCCGACGACTTGGCGGCGAACCGGCTTGCCGAGAAGCCCGATGCTCCGGATCGCGCGCTGTTGGCCAATTGGCTTTTGGGGCATGCCGATGCGCTTGCGTTCCGTCAGGCTGGAAAGCCTGACCTACGAGAATCGCAACTCGCTGAACACCATCGCGAACGGAAGGCGGCGGTTGCCGAACTAAAACCATCGGCCACGGCGATGGCAATGCTCGACGGCAACGGCTTCGACGAACATGTGCTGTTGCGCGGCAGCCACAAAACGCCGGGCGAAATTGCGCCGCGGCGGTTTTTGGAAGCCATCGCCGGACCGCATCAACCGCCGATCGAGCACGGCAGCGGCCGGCTTGAATTGGCCGAGCGAATGATCGATCCGTCGGACCCGTTTGTGCCGCGCGTGATGGTCAATCGAGTGTGGCAGCATTTGTTCGGCCGGGGGATCGTGCCCACGGCGGATAATTTCGGCGTGCTCGGGCAACGGCCGACGCATCCGGAATTGCTCGATTTTCTCGCCGATCGGTTCATTCGCGAAGGTTGGTCGGTGAAGCGATTGATTCGTGAAATCATGCTGTCGAGTTCGTATCAAATGTCGGCCGCGGAAAGCGCGGCCGATCGGCAAAGCGATCCGCAGAATTTGTTGTGGCATCATGCGCTGGTGCGGCGGCTGGAGGGAGAAGCGATTCGCGATGCGATGCTCGCCGTTTCGGGCCGGCTCGACCTGCGGATGGGTGGCCCGAGCGAAGAAGTGCATCTCACGGCGTTCATGGAGGGTCGTGGTCGTCCCGGGAGCGGCCCGCTGGATGGCGACGGCCGGCGGAGCATCTACATCAAAGTGCGGCGGAATTTCCTTTCGCCGATGATGACGGCGTTCGACATGCCCGAGCCGTTCAATACGGTCGGCAATCGCGGCACGTCGAATCTACCGGCACAGGCATTGATCATGTTGAACGATCCGCTGGTGGTCGAGCAGAGCCACGTTTGGGCGCGGCGCGTGTTGGCTGGCCAAGGGCTTTCGCCGCGAGAGCGAATCCGGCGGATGTATCTCGCGGCGTTTGCCCGGCCTCCGAGCGACGCCGAGTTGGCCGACGATCTGGCGTTTCTCGATTCGCAAGCGGAATCGCTCGGCATCAAGCCGGCCGACCGTCCAACCGCCGAGCAGCCGTGGGCCGACTTGTGCCATGTGCTATTCAACGTCAAAGAATTTATTTTTATCGACTAG